The window TGCAAACCGGTGTTTTAAACACCGGTTTAGGGCTCTGGTGGCAAATAGTGCTCGGTCATGTGAAGATGTGGCAGAAAAAGGTCGAAATCGGTGTTTGAAACACCGGCTTGGAAGTGACACATGTAAACCCGGCGTTTGAAACACCGGTTATACTAGATTTGTAAACTTTGGTTTCTAATTTCTAGTTCTGTAAAATTTGTAAAAAACGTtaccattttgaaaaaaaattcCTCAATGTTTATGTATGATGTCTTTTGTTTGTGTCACCTTACAACAAGGTGGTGAAGAAAATATTTATACTGTTACACAAAGTGAAACTCACTCACTCTTGGAATGTCTTCATAATGTctattaatcacaagtttaatgACTACTTAATCAATCaatcaatagcataagtttcaaccATAAACAATACATTAATCATTAGATTAATGGTCATGATATGATTAATTGAAACCACAACCACTAATTCTAAGTTAATGTGATACTCCGTACTAAATTTTATTGACACCATAAGTTTGTGGGTATAACTAATGTATTTCTGACATACTTTAAAGTGATGGCGTGATGCCTTTATATGCATAAAAGATGAAGGGAAAAAAAGGCTCCTATTTAGTGTATCTTTAGTATGAACAAATACTCCGTACTACTTTACAATATATCAGAATGGAAATAGTCATCCAAACTTAACATATCACTTGAATTTGAAATGTGTGTATATCTAACATATTCGTTGTAACTTCCAATGAACTTTATTTAAGGACGAAATAATTTGTAAAGAGATTGGAAAGCACTCCTATTTACTTGTGAAAATTTGTGATGTAATGTGGTTTAAGTATAAGCTAATAGTGTGGGTTTATGAGTCTCTTCAGAGGCATTTTCACTATTTTCTTTAGTTCTTTCTCAAATTAAATTAATCCTCGCCTCATATATAGTGCATAcaaatatataaaatgtaataaGACGTTCAACTATCTAAACGACTTTATCGCCAAAACCCTAAAACATCTCGTAGCTGCCACCATAATATTCGCTCCTCCTAGATCGTTGGATTTGATTGGCAGTTCGAATAGCCTCCCTCCTTTCGACCACTCTCACGTAGATACAACATTTCATCTCCTTCAATGACCGCTTTATTTTTTGTCCTATTTTTAGTTGGTTTCACTTCATGCGATACAGTTATTTGATTTTAGCAGTTAAGTTGTGGTTTAACAATTTTCATTTAGTAGTTTTCAATTCAACTGGTAGTCCTCGGTAGTTTTAGGTAGCTTCGGGTATTTATTATCAGTTTTATTGTTTTTGGTCGTCCTGATCGTGTTTTAAGAAGATGGTTAAGTTTGTGATTCAAGTTTGTGGTATAGGGTGCAAAATTATGATGATTTTGATTGTGTTTTATGGTAGGTTTCTGCTTAGGGTGCTTTCAGTGATTTCGATTGTGGTTTATGATCGGTTTAAATTTCATAGTATTAGGTTGGTAGTCACATGAAGTTTTTGCATTTTTCTTGGGAATTCTTGGGTGATCTTACAGGTGGATACATGTTTTTGGTGGATATGGCTGGTGGTTTCAGTTGGGATATGGTTAGCCATAAGATGGTGGTCGTTCACACGTTTCCATATTTTCTATCGGGTAATTGCCCTTATGTGATAATGTTTTATGTTGGTTTTGGATGACGAGTAAACCCTATGAGTGTTAGTCTATACTATTTTATGTTTGATTGTTGTTAACTACTATCATGTAAAATTTTTAGTACCTTTGTTAGAAATCTATGGTCGTGCggtagaaaattattcatttggttgAAAATTCCTATGTCATAGTAGTTTTCTGCGGGTGAGTTGTACTGAAGCTTTTTAGGGTCGTGTACACTCTTTGGTTGAAGTCAGGTTTTATCAATCGTATAGTTATGTTCGATCATTTTGATTGGAATTACCGGTGTGTAATGCTCAACTTGCCAGCTTTTATTAatataacgtgtatatatatatatatatatatgattgcaaTTTTAGTAAATGACAAAAATTTAAGAATTATAAACTTTATTCGTGTTCAGTTTTTTTTACTCGGAGAGTGTAAAAACATGGGGAGTGGGGCTTTATTCGAGAGCTTGTTGTCTTCATCGACTCCTTCACCCACCTCTCATCCTCGTCGCCACCTTGCATTTAGGCCACGTCACCGTCGTTTTGTTGCTCATGCGACtctctttctttttattttttttattaaccccttatatacttttatatttattcATTCCTTTGAGTTtgattttgtgtgtgtgttttttagAAGAGAAGAATTTACTACAGCCATAAGAGAAGAAAGAAGAGAAAAAGTGAGAGGAATATTTTTTTAGAGTATTTTTAATTGAATGTTGTTTTGTATGAGCATTTTGTTTAGTTGaggtctttttttttttatatttaagccGATTTTTTTTACGTTTGTAccaattattttaatttttagtaaaattattttaaaCTATTTAACTATTAATTAcaataattatttaaaatttttatttggttatttatttaattgtttttaagttgaattaattatgcaatttaacaagtatatatatatatatatatatatatatatatatatatatatatatatatatatatatatatatatatatatatatatatatatatatatatataaacactgaTTGACATTCTACCCGCTTCCCTTTCACTTCTCACTTTCTAAGTATGTCAATCACCGTAGACTAACAAATGACCTAGATCACCACTCTTAATGTTTTAATGTACTATTAGGATTTGTTGTGGAAACCAAACAAGACATGTGATTTACCGCAATCAAAAAATACATGAATAACAAGCGAAAATACACTAAAACATTAAGAACAAATAAAACGATAAACGATAcgagaatttaacgtggttatatagcAACTCCAACGTGGAGCATAGTTTAGTCCACGAGCGCTAACCATAGAATTTTCACTATACAATGAGGCTAGATGTCTAATTATAGTGAAACATCAAACCTAGTTTCTTTTTGCACAAGTTAACTTGACCTTCaagtatactttttttttttttttttttcctgaaaTCAAAATCTTTCTTCACTAGTAAACTTGGCTCTCAagaattttcattttttttttctttttgtttaaaATCAACATGTACGCGTCACTTTTCTATAAACACATATTACAAGAGACAAATACAACAGAAAGTAAGCAAAAGATCGCGAAGAAATATAAGCAACAAGACCCCACTTTTCCTAACCAAATTATTGAACAAAACTCCATTTTTTCTAACAAAATTTTTAACAaagttatattaattttatatttaattaatgatTAATAAAATGTAGAAAAATTTCTAATTGCTCATGAATCACGATTCTGCTAAAAAAATTTTTGTGAAACTATTACTCAACGTTTCACACACCCATTCTACATAAAGTATATGTTTGTTTTAGACTCATCAGGTGTGTTTAttatgggtgtgtttggttgaACTACCTGGTAGCTGGAGCTGAATGTTGAAGTTGAACCTTGTAACTGGAACTCATTTTTCAAGTTGAAATTTGTAgcttatgttttttttttaatgcTTGGTAAAGCCATTGAACTGAAAAGTTATTGTTGTGAAATGACTAAATGACAAAacataaaattatatattaaagtGATTTTATAGTAATTTTATGTTTCATaagctttattttttttcttttcataagCTACTTCCGGTAGGTTAAAATTGTAgagtttatatttttaataagcttctATTGTATGTAAAACAAAATTCATAGTTAGAGCTTATGAAAACAATAAACTTAAACTTTCATAAACTACTAAATATTTATCTTTCAAACGCACATATATATGATTATCACTTATGTGTTTGTAAAAGATTGGTATATCTAAACCTAACAATTTCATAATTCTATTTAAAttatgcattcaaactttaatgggTTTTTTAAAGGCAATAATTTCGTAAATAAAATACAAGTATATGACTTGCAAGAAGTTAGTAGTTATAACAATACTAAATAATCACTTCAACTAACACGATTTCATGACTCTCTTGACCTTGAAAAAGAACAACAAATGAGGCTACAATCAACGTTAAAGGGTTGGTTAAAAACTCTAGTAAACTTATCATTTGATAATATTTATTCAAtactttttttttttgataaattcATCTAATTTGCTTTAACATATTGTAATTTGGTGTATTTAACATAATCACGGATGAATATATATATTACAGTATTAATTACTAATCTTTATTGAaaacattttataataatattCCTTAATCTCTAAAATACAAGATCAATTAGAGTAGGtgcatttatttatataataataataataataatacacaaaatTTCCTTCCACCAaacttttatttaataaataaacatAACCAAtataaaattacaaaatataaGCTACTCCGTATAATATATTACGTATGTATAAAAAGAATTTGACTAGTATAAGCTATCACTCATGATTCAAAAACATAACAGCCTGCCATATCAGACCAAACTAATACATATGTCCTTCATGCCACCAATAACATTTGTTCTTTGTGATCTTTTCCAATGATCAAAGGTTCCACCACCACCGTACCACCGTCCACTTCCACCGGAAAATCAGGAGCCAACCCCTTTTTAGCTTGTTTTGGGTTTTCAAGAAAGAACAAAAAACAATCTAAAGATATAAAAGTCAACTCAAAGAGCCGGCGCCACCGATGGTTCTTTAAGTGGACCACCTTCAAATTCAAGAAACCGGCAGTGGTCAAGACAGTTCCTGTAGTGAAATCCGATACAAAATGGGAAATTGAAGTGGTGGAAGAAGATGCAAAGTTGTCCAAGAAATGGACCGATTCGGTTAAGAGTCAAAACAGGTCAAATGGGTCAGAACTAGGGTCATACCGTAGCCGTCATAAAGAAATTAAACTACACTCCCCGGCGAAAAAGTCAGTGACAATTTCTCAGCCACTGGTTTCTTCCCCTTTGAGACCGTTGATGCATTCAGTATCTTTACAATCATCTAAGGGGAAGAAACTTGTGTCAGTTCTGTCCGCTCCAAATTTGATAGCAGACAGAGCTGTCACACAGCAAGTTTTGGACAAAAGTCGCAAAACGAAACGCGAAATTGACTCTTTATATGGTATGTCGATAATACTAGTGATATTGGTTGTAATGATGTTATGGGGTAAGTTATTTGCAATTATTTGTACTTCTTCGTGGTTTTTTATGGCCCCACGTTTAAGACCGGTTAAGGGACGGGACGTGGTAGTTGCAACGGAGAAACGATCATcggaaaataataataagttggaaTTGGAGTCGATGGAGTACAAGAAAAAAGTTGTTTTGGAAGGACTTCTTCAAAGAAACAATCGTATTATCGTTGGTCGTTCAACAAGAATATTGTAGGTGTTTAATTACAAAAAAATgtactttttaatttatttattttcattttgggTTTTTGGGGGTTTCAAATGTTTAAAGAGGATCGtacatataaattttgaatttttgtACTAAAGATAGTTGAAGTCAACTCGATTACTTGTGTTCATATTTTAATTATTGCCTATAGTTTTTTCTCGAAACAAATGGCATCGTAAATCCGCATGATTTATACAATTTGAGGAAACCTTTAAGGTTATTAGTTAGATGACACATATATAATGAAAGATAGTTTGGTCTCTGTAAGTGATCACAAGCTAGCTACTGCACATGTCCTTTTTTGATCCCCTAATTGATTGAGAAGAATGTTTTGTTTCACTTTCTTTAGACATGattctttcatatatatatatatatatatatatatatatatatatatatatatatatatatatatatatagtggtaggatcaagagggaagtaaccattcggggggaagcggggggaagaaaaaacttttttttttttgttttttgaaaaaactttgttcacgaacattatagatgagatgaaaatatgaacatttagtagagacactttgtgataaatgtttttattttggcgggaaaacgctcgaagaagtaatatataacaattatcgtgtttttcgagcgtattttgaggttttagctattggggtttagatattagggtttatagggtttagaaatttagggtttagggtttagattttgggtttagatttaggatttagattgagtttttaacacgaacggtttagagtttagggttttgggttttgggtttggtgttttgggtttatggaataaacccaaaacaccaaaccctaaaccctaaaccctaaactctaaatcgggctaaattttacttcacaaaacatgaaaaaaaaacgttcatattcttcacgaataatattatcttgaatgttatttttgtcgatcgttttcccacctaaataataacattcatcacgaagtgtctcttctaaatgttcatattttcgtgtgatcttgatgccggaaaaaaaaaaaaaacgaaaaaaaataaaaataaatttgcttcccccgcttcctcccgattggttacttccccattgatcctgcccacatatatatatatatatatatatatatatatatatatatatatatatatatatatatatatatatatatacctactcaTAAAAAGGCCTATTTTTTTTCTGTTCATCTTTGTCGTATGTGGTTCCGATGCACTCGTGTGTTTTTACTCGTTTGCAACTAAATTTGGGCTCTTGGCTTCGGTTAACGATTTGTGGTATTTGGGCTCCATTTCAGGGTACAGCTTTAGTAATCCCTGATCTCATGCTTACATAACATTGGGTCCACTTTAGATATTTTGGACAATGCTTGTGCCCCCATTATCCCCATCTTACCACGTATCTCTCCTTATGCCACGTTCGTATCTCTCCTTATGCCACGTTCGTGTCATATCAAAACAAAAATTAACCCCATCTTCAAAACCATCTGATCCTCTTATTGTTATCCAAACACCGTCATTCAAAATACGCTAGGGTTTCGATCTTTCCAGGTCTATTTGGGCCACTAATTTTGGTAAGAAGTAACTCCTTTTGTCTACCTATAATCTATTCATCTCTCTGTTCTGATTTTTCAGGTTTTACGGGCCAAGAGTTCGATTTTGACTACACAAAATTATATGGAGtggtttctctctctctctctctcttttttttttttttttttcttttgcaaTCGATTACATGTTGCTTGTGCTTCTTCCAGGTTTATCCGGTTCTCTGATTTCGGTAAGATATTAAGTTACAAATGTTCAAGAAAATTATGTGTCTTTTTATCACTACTTTCGTTATTGAAGTTTTGATTGCATAATATGAGCTAACCTTTTCTTTTGGGTTTATGTTTTCAACTATAGGTTTCAATGGCAAAGCTTGCATCTGATTTTGCAGAAGAAAATGATGCATGGTAAAGTTATAATTTGTTCCTGATCTACTTTATTTTCGTTTTTTCTAAGTTTTTGACAGTAAGATTTTTGAAAGTGAGGTTTTAAATTAACTAATATTTTCTGTTTTGGGTTTTTTCTGTTTTGGGGTTTTCTGTATGGGAGTTACTAACCCAAAAGGTATGTTGTAATCAAGTATTTTTCGGAAAGAGGACATAAACTCCGTTTGCTTTTCTATTAATTTGAACTATATTTTTCTCACATGTTTGCTTGTCCAGGCTTCAAACAAATACTCAAGCCTCATTACATACAATATATTGTTATCCATCAAATATAACATATAACAGATCATTCAACATATAATTTGATAGAATTTCAAACTTGATCAAACATAATTCCTTTAATCCGGACAATATTGTATTAGCCATAATATGACTCAACAAAAATATAAGAATCACCTGGAATGATATCATCTATGGGATATGTAATTGTGATGGATTTGTTTTAAATACTATTGATtctgttaaatttttttttttttttttgtttttcaagACATTGATTATTCAACGTCTGGAAAATAACTCATGTTTGTAATAGTGTGAATGTTTATGTAGTTTAGAGGAGCTAAAACGTCATGTGTTAAATCACATATGAGTTGTCGACCGAGTGTATTTGCCAGCCTCTTCAGGTAACGATCTCTTCAATTCACATATACACTATTTTCTTATTTGTTTAGGTTTACCTAATATATGTGTGTCAGGAACAGTTCGAGCTTATTAGAAACTATGTGTATCAGTCATGTTGGCATGGTAAGATTTATTTTATAGTTGATGTACAGTATATTAATTTTGTCAAGTTGTATGAACTGAAAGTGTTTGTGTCATATATGCAATTACATGCTGCAATTTGAATTTCTCTTAAATTTTATACCTTGATATATTTGGTAATATTATCACATGGAATAGGCCTGTTTTCTTTTTATGAATCAGTTATCTTTTAAACTTAATTCCAGCATAAGATGAGCTGATTATTTTTTGCAGTCTGTTGGTTTGTGAAAGATCGCAAGGCTGATCAATGCAGGGAATGTAAGAGCTCATCACGATGGATAATTCTCAAGGTGTTATTGTATCATATTTATCATTCTTTTCTAGACTACTTTGATTGATTATTATATATCAGATCCTAAGCCCCGTGATTTTAAATATGATATAGGAGAATTAAGAAACAAATTAGAAACGAGTGACATTTGATGGAACGTGGTGTAGAACTGATTCAGGGGCCTTGAGGTCATAGAAACGAGTGACATTTGATGGAACGTGGTGTAGAACTGATTCCAGGGCCTTGCGGTCATCTGTTTGTCGCATATACTACTAATGATACCTCATATGTTTTCTTCAATTCTAATAAATGATGTGTTTCATCTCGGTAGTGATTAATATTTGATATACTTTGTTCGTGGCTTTCATAGAACTTGGAACGATTATGTTACAGTCTCTACATCAAATTTGATATTTGTTTGTAGTTATTACATAAAATTAATGGCATTAGTCGAAGGAATGACTAATGAGGTCTTAATATGTGTTAAGCAGCAATCTGGGCCGTGCATATGCACGACATTAGaccaactagtatatatatatatatatgttggaccATTCCTAGTGGTGACGCTGACGTCACAGCAGTTTGGCCAAAAAGTGTAAAAAAAAAATGCAAACTGACTGTGATTAGGCACTGACATTTTATAACCGTGTGTGTCAGTTAGTTGTGTTAAATATTGGGTATGatgatgtggtaaaatctgattggaaatGGTGTaggaaaaaataaattaaataatatatgttatttatatcTTGAATGTGATTGGATGAACTAAAAACTCACGGCCCATAAAGAATCCGTCAAAAACTAACTGAAGGAGAAAACTGGAGCCACATTATTTTTCGTCACATCTCGTCACTTGATGCCATGTCAACTAACGGAACAAACAAACGGGTCTTATATACCCAACATGGTTACAGTGCTAACTAAAACTACATTATTTGTTAAAATAGTTAAACAACTTATCTTGGTCAAAATTCGTGTATTAACTATGTAAATACTAGACGTCGTGTTTTGAGGCATTGCATTCCAATGTTATGCTTTGCCTCTAGTTTGTACACTATGATTTGAATAATACAAGCCTtgcatttaaaaaaaaacaaaaaaaaaagttaaacaacTCACACTTTATTACAGTATGACCTTAGAATGATATAAAAGTGGATAATAGTTATTGTTAGTTGGGCAAATGACccgatgatagtgctcc of the Rutidosis leptorrhynchoides isolate AG116_Rl617_1_P2 chromosome 5, CSIRO_AGI_Rlap_v1, whole genome shotgun sequence genome contains:
- the LOC139850657 gene encoding uncharacterized protein, which produces MIKGSTTTVPPSTSTGKSGANPFLACFGFSRKNKKQSKDIKVNSKSRRHRWFFKWTTFKFKKPAVVKTVPVVKSDTKWEIEVVEEDAKLSKKWTDSVKSQNRSNGSELGSYRSRHKEIKLHSPAKKSVTISQPLVSSPLRPLMHSVSLQSSKGKKLVSVLSAPNLIADRAVTQQVLDKSRKTKREIDSLYGMSIILVILVVMMLWGKLFAIICTSSWFFMAPRLRPVKGRDVVVATEKRSSENNNKLELESMEYKKKVVLEGLLQRNNRIIVGRSTRIL